The genomic stretch ctttaacactGGAGTTCTCCGGTCACCTCCCACTTAACATATCTAAAAGATTCTATTTACCTTTGGGAAAGAGCTGGGGAATAGGACTCATTAATTGATAATCCCTTTAAGAAGACTAGGAATGAAGAAAGGCTGGTTCTCCAAAGGAAGGAAGATGAAATGCTGCACAGGCAAAGCAACATATGCCCAAcacttctttccccttctctaccTGGTGAGATTCACTTATCTTTATGTACTCCACTTAATATCACTCTTTTGCAGTGCCATGTCCATCATAACATCCTCACATCCaggaaaaattaattattttctcttttacttttttataagtaATAAGTAATATGTCAGCACCTGTAATGGTCCCAGCAAAAGAAATGGAATGTTTCTGTTTGTATGTTAAAAGCAGCTTGCTCCAGAGAGAAAAATTTCATCACCCCACAGATAAAATGGTAtactgctctctgctctgctcctagAGACAACTTCCTTTTCTTCGGGTTCCTGGTTCTCCCTTTTCCTGATGCCCAACCAAGTTACTGATATTTAGCCCTATTTCTGATGAAgacttttaagtttttgtttagCTCGAGATATTTTCTGCAATCTGTCTTAAAAACTCCTCACCTGTGGTTTTCCAGGAGTTCATTTCTCTGAGCAAGGACTATATAGAAGGCCCTACTGATGCCTTACTGTCTTTTCCTAAATATCCCTGGATTGCTTTTTTAGCACCATCTGCTCGCAGCGCCACCTCCTGCTCCTCCCGCTGCCACCCTGAGTCACTGACTGCGCAGCTCCGGCCGCCTGGATACCCGTGCTAGCCATCGATATTTGGAGTTCTTACAACATGGCAGACATTGACAACAAAGAACAGTGTGAACTTGATCAATATTTGGATGATGttgaagaagtagaagaagaaggaactggtgaagaaacaaaaatcaaagcacGTCAGCCGACTGTTCAGATGATGCAAAATCCTCAGATTCTTGCAGCCCTCCAAGAAAGACTTGATGGTCTGGTAGAAACACCAACAAGATACATTGAAAGTTTGCCTAAGGTAGTTAAAAGACGAGTGAATGCTCTCAACAACCTTCAAGTTAAATGTGCACAGACAGAAGCCAAGTTCTATGAGGAAGTTCATGATCTTGAAAGAAAGTATGCTGTTCTCTATCAGCCTTTATTTGATAAGCGATTTGAGATCATTAGTGCAGTGTATGAACCTATGGAAGAAGAATGTGAATGGAAACTGGATGAGGAAGATGAGATTTCAGAGGAATTGAAAGAAAAGGCCAAGACTGAAGATgagaaaaaggatgaagaaaaacaagaccCCAAGGGAATCCCTGAATTTTGGTTGACTGTTTTTAAGAATGTTGACTTGCTCAGTGATATGGTTCAGGAACATGATGAGCCTATTCTGAAGCACTTGAAAGATATTAAAGTGAAGTTCTCAGATGCTGGCCAGCCTATGAGCTTTGTTTTAGAATTTCACTTTGAACCCAATGAGTATTTCACAAATGAAGTGTTGACAAAGACATATAGGATGAGGTCAGAACCAGATGATTCTGATCTCTTTTCTTTTGATGGGCCAGAAATTATGGGTTGTACTGGGTGCCAGATAGAttgtaaaaaaaggaagaatgtcactttgaaaaccattaaaaagaaacagaaacacaaggGACGTGGGACAGTTCGTACCATGACCAAAACAGTCTCCAAtgattctttctttaatttttttgctccTCCTGAAGTTCCTGAGAGTGGCGACCTGGATGATGATGCTGAAGCTATCCTTGCTGCAGACTTTGAAATTGGTCACTTTTTATGTGAGCATATAATCCCAAGATAATTGTTGTATTTTACTGGAGAATCTAttgaaggtgatgatgatgatgatgatgatgatgatgaaggagGTGAAGAAGCGGGTGAGGTAATGTTTACCAAATGAGCAGATAATTCTGTTTCAAACACATTGAGAAGGAAATTGAGTAACTTATGTATTCCTTTGCTATAATCATTATTCTGTGATGTGGGATAAAAtcattttttggaaaaattacGATTTTAGAATCTACAGCCAAACAATGTATATATAaggtttcaataaataaattgcaaaactaaaaaaaaaacccctggatTGCATTTTCATGTCATACATATAGAACACataacttttattcattcaatatttatacagaataatataatttatatacaaagaaTAATTATGTCTATATTTGTCTCCTCACTAGACTGTAACTTGAGATTTTTCCATTGTTATATCTTCAGAATCTGAGATAATACTTGAATATAGtagttacttaaaaatatttcacaaatattttcaactaaatgaataaaatattgcaTCTGGTATTTAAATATCAATAATTGAATTTTTAGAATGAAATCACatctttttgaaatatgttataATTGTACATTCCTAGCCTTTGAGTTTCAGCTGAGACACTGATCTGAGAAAAATAGCTGTAAGGTACCCAATATTATAACTGCGGTGCTTGACAATTATTGCAAAGGAAGTggacaaattttgtttttatcagcaTTAGCTAATCACCCAACTTTAGTCTACATGTATTAAACAAATTCAGTAGAGGTCAGAGGTTCAAGAGTAAGGATTTTTTTATAGACTAGACACAGAAAgctgtgtttttttcctgttctttctccagGTCAAGGCAGGGGAACTTCAAGAACCACTTAGAGAGCTAAGGCTGGCATACATGCCTTCGCTCTTACAGCACACAGGACACTGTTTCAGTGCTTACACATTTAAAAGCAAAAGGTTGGCTGGAGTGTCTTGTGGTGGCAGGGCAAGGAGAAAGCGCTCTGGAGAGAGTTAGCTTTAAAACCACTGGGGTCAATAAACAGTATGTGGATCCTGATGGATGGAGCCAGACCTGATGTGTCTTAAAAGGACACTTGTCCAAGAAAACTGCCTGGAGGGCTCAGGTGACATTAATACAGAAGGCTAGACAGTGGCCACTGGAAGCCAGACACTAGCAGGCAGTCATTCGCAGCTGCCAAGGGGAAGTACAAATTGGATCATCTCTTCCTTGCTTAAAATCTTTCAGTGGCCTCCCACTGTACTTAGAGGGAAATCTAAACCTCTCATGTTTGTGATTTGACCCCTTCCTATGTCCAAAATCTTGTCTTGTACTACTCCATTGCTTTCACAATTTATCAGCCACTCTGGccttctttcagtttttctcacactctttattcttttttgcctCAAATATTTGCACAAGCTGTGCCTTAATGCCTGAACTGTtttattctttgtctctttattttactAAGCCTGGTTCCTTTTCATCATCAAAGTCTTGACTAAAACCTCTCTTACAGGtatattacataaatttttataatagttcAAGTCTGACAAAGCTACAAATGACATAATGACTAGATCTGGTGGTGTTGATGGTATAAGGATGCCAGGATCCTTATATCCTATATCTCTGCGGTGTGTGGCCTCTATTTTAAGTACACCTCATGACTTATAAGGGCTGCTCCTATTGTAGCCAGCACaggtacaggggtgggcaaaagcaggtttacagttgtgagtccatgaaacagagtttattattgtattatcacatacaaacaactataaacactttttaaaacttaagataTGATGAACTGTTATTTTCCCCCAGATATTTGTCATCTATATTACTCTTCCTTATTTCTGGAGTTTCAAATTTCTTTCTGGAATCATTTACCTGCAgtctgaagaacttcctttagcatttctttcaGGGTAAATCTTCTGGCAATAAATGCTTAGTTTTCCCTCATTTGATAATGTCTTTATTCACTTTCATTCTTAAAGGTTACTTTTAGAGATGCATTATTCTGGTTTGACAGttctccccccccgcccccccagcatTTTAAGTGTGATGATCTACTATCTTCTggcttcagtgttttttttttttgacaagaaAGCTTCAGTCATTTGAATAATTGTTCCTTTCTCTATAATGAGCCAATTTTCTTCAGTggcttttaataatttttttctcttcctttggctTCCAGAAGTTTTATTGCATGAAAATGTAGTTTACATTTGAACTTAGCCAGTTTGAAGTTCTTTAACCTGATTTTGTGAATTTATGTCTTTCACAAAATTTGGGACAGTTCccaccattattttttaataatgggCTTATATCTTAAGAAcatgaaacatcaattcaaaagaacctataccccgctatgttcatagcagtgttctttgcaatagccaagtgctggaaacagcctaagtgcccatcagtaaatgagtggatcaaaaaaactggtgcatttacacaagggaatactacacagcacaaagaaagaaggaagtcctacccTTTACAGAAGcttgatggaactggagagcattatggtaagtgaaataagccaggtggtgaaacacaaatatcatatgatctcacctataagaggaacttaatgaacaaaacaaacaaatgagccaaaTAGAACCAAATgaggcatggaaacaaagaacagactgatgagagcagaggggagagggaggaagataacgggggaaaggaggagaagggtctaatcaacaaacaggtaaaaatgacccatggacaacagggtgaggattgactttagggagggagagcaaaggagagcaatggggaaaattgggacaactggaatagaacaacaattttaaaaaatacattttatttagtttatatttttagaaggaggggaagaaagggagagagaaacatccatgtgagaaagaaaacatgCATCAGTTccttctcacacatgccccagtTGGGTActaaaccctcaacccaggcatatgccctaacctggaatcaaacctgcaaacttttgctttgtggaatgaagctcaatcaactgagccacactgatcagggctctgccattatttttaaaaatatttactcctGCACTaatctttttctcctctccttcaggAAGTCCAATTATTGTCCATCCTCAAACAACACAGATTTGAACTGTGTGGATGcacttatatgtgaattttttcaataaatactgtaaatgtattttctttcttgtgattttcttaattacattttcttttctctagcttactttattgtgaGAATTCAGCATATAAtgcatataacatacaaaatatgtgttaattgacttcTTATGTTATTGgcaaggcttccagtcaacagttgGGTATTTGTAGTAAAGAGTCAAAAGTTGTACACAGATTTCcaattgtgtgtgtgggggttaACACCCCTAACCCCTTCATTGTTCGAGGGTCAACTGCACAGAAGTATTTAGTCTTTTGACATTGTCCCATAGGTCCACGAGACTGTTCATTTTGCTGAatctttttctctatattttttagaTTGTACAATTTtaactgattgatttttaaatttactgcttttcctccccctctttcATCTTCATTCTGTTATGGCACTCATCTAAGAAACTTTTTCAGACATTTTAGTTTTTGGTTCTGAaattattatgtttcttttctattttctacttttctgcaGAGAAGTTATATCTTCCTATTCATTTCAGAAGTGTTCATTTTTATCCCTTGTGGGATGGTTAGAATAGTTGCTTAAATGTCTTGTctgataattttaatatttggtcATTCCTGTGTTGATAtatgtttgttatattttacatgGAAATTTGATCAACTTTACTCATTCATCACATGTTCAGAAATTTGGGGTTTTATTGTCTACATTTCATTTTTGCAATCCTGTTAAAATCCTCCAAAtaatgatgtttctttttatttttaggaggcAGTTGTCCAGTTAGGTTCAACTATAACTTTTGTTTCACTTTCTGCAGGTGAatatctttttacttttcaaagcatttttttatgctttttaggTCTGCCCTTTAAATATGCCACTCAGGGGGTTAGTTTGGGGTTTGAGCAataatttatatacatgtttGGTTCTCAAaacctttgttttccttctttggttACGTTTTACACCCACACAGCTTGGGGGTAAGCCTGAGACTTGTGTTAATTCATACCAAAAAGTAGGTGATCTCTTCCAGCTCTAGCCTCACCAGGATTGCTTCACATTCTCTGGCTCCTAGGGACTCTTTTTTCCCTAGTTCTTCTAGATAGAAATGTGGAGTTCTCTCAGGTGGGATCCTCTTGAACTATCTATAGTTCTATGTTATAAGCCTCCTTTCCAGAAAAAGCAGtggttggaaaaagaaaaaaaaaaaaagaaagcagaaatttCCCTCCCCACACTCTCTGCATGACAAAGGCATCTTTTCCTAGTTCTTTATTCCAAGGTACAGGCTTTCACTCAAAGTTTAAAGTGCTCACACTGCCTCCGCCATTACCATACAACTCTGTGATAATGGCTGCACTTGAGGAAGGTCTGAGAAGGGACCTCTTTTCCTGGTCTTCTTGCAAGAAAGATGGGTTTTCTTGGACTTCTGCTGTACATGCCTATAGGGGACCATTCCGtgtggtgtgggaaatgtagcccagcccctatTTGGAAAGGCCAGCGGGGAACAAAGTACAGCAAACAGGACCcaggcccacagataggttctcctgtggggaatcaggcctgcattgtacctaggctgctttgcaGCTTGCTTTTGCttaaac from Phyllostomus discolor isolate MPI-MPIP mPhyDis1 chromosome 4, mPhyDis1.pri.v3, whole genome shotgun sequence encodes the following:
- the LOC114494199 gene encoding nucleosome assembly protein 1-like 1 — encoded protein: MADIDNKEQCELDQYLDDVEEVEEEGTGEETKIKARQPTVQMMQNPQILAALQERLDGLVETPTRYIESLPKVVKRRVNALNNLQVKCAQTEAKFYEEVHDLERKYAVLYQPLFDKRFEIISAVYEPMEEECEWKLDEEDEISEELKEKAKTEDEKKDEEKQDPKGIPEFWLTVFKNVDLLSDMVQEHDEPILKHLKDIKVKFSDAGQPMSFVLEFHFEPNEYFTNEVLTKTYRMRSEPDDSDLFSFDGPEIMGCTGCQIDCKKRKNVTLKTIKKKQKHKGRGTVRTMTKTVSNDSFFNFFAPPEVPESGDLDDDAEAILAADFEIGHFLCEHIIPR